Proteins encoded in a region of the Flavobacterium sp. MDT1-60 genome:
- a CDS encoding YicC/YloC family endoribonuclease, with the protein MIQSMTGFGKASLQLPTKKITVEVKSLNSKGLDLNVRMPSLYREMELGLRTQISTKLERGKIDFGIYIESTSEQTSTKVNVPVVKNYIAQLKEVYPDADETELMKMAVRMPDTLKTEREEIDENDWDQIQVIIEEALQNILNFRKDEGESLEKEFNLRIGNIRQYMNDALALDPERVQAIKDRLQTAISELKVNVDENRFEQELIYYLEKLDITEEKVRLTNHLDYFLETIKGTEANGRKLGFITQEMGREINTMGSKSNHAQMQKLVVMMKDELEKIKEQVLNVL; encoded by the coding sequence ATGATACAATCTATGACAGGGTTCGGCAAAGCTTCTTTGCAATTGCCTACAAAAAAAATCACTGTAGAAGTAAAATCCTTAAATAGCAAAGGTTTAGATTTAAACGTTAGAATGCCTTCTCTTTATCGTGAGATGGAATTAGGTTTAAGAACTCAAATCTCAACTAAACTGGAGAGAGGGAAAATTGATTTCGGAATTTACATTGAAAGCACTTCTGAACAAACTTCGACGAAAGTAAACGTTCCTGTTGTAAAAAATTACATCGCACAACTTAAAGAAGTTTACCCTGATGCGGACGAAACGGAACTAATGAAAATGGCTGTTCGTATGCCTGATACACTAAAAACAGAGCGCGAAGAAATCGATGAAAACGATTGGGATCAGATTCAGGTTATCATTGAGGAAGCTTTACAAAATATTTTGAATTTTAGAAAAGACGAAGGCGAATCGCTTGAAAAAGAATTTAATCTTCGAATTGGAAATATCCGTCAATATATGAACGACGCTTTAGCACTTGATCCGGAACGTGTTCAGGCCATAAAAGATCGTTTGCAAACTGCCATTTCTGAATTGAAAGTAAATGTGGATGAAAATCGTTTCGAACAGGAATTGATTTACTACTTAGAGAAACTTGATATTACAGAAGAAAAAGTGCGTTTGACAAATCACTTAGACTATTTCTTAGAAACTATTAAAGGTACTGAAGCTAATGGCCGTAAATTAGGTTTCATTACTCAGGAAATGGGGCGTGAAATCAATACGATGGGATCTAAATCAAATCATGCTCAAATGCAGAAATTGGTGGTGATGATGAAAGATGAATTGGAGAAGATTAAGGAACAAGTTTTGAATGTATTGTAA
- a CDS encoding LysR family transcriptional regulator, protein MVNLEWYRTFKAVYKNGNFSVAAKELFMSQPAVSQQISMLEAHVGYKLFNRKSKGVEATEYAKLLNNLIIDALDRLENVESGFRAKAEDSKRLISIGVSKDLFNCFASTLISKFDLIDFTFAEDDVLFSLVNAKKLDFAIITKRFDTFDTIYEIIGKIKLVVVGSTNLDVTDFRQKLKSDNAVEIEQWLNDQKWYSHDARIPHVKLFWLHAFNKKRPAIVPNYIIPSESEMLEMLSRNSGIAITWNCNSRKYIKENKLQLLWNSFHVPEEYVYLLSAKNNNLNSFFETIAKELKLFFGNRM, encoded by the coding sequence ATGGTAAATCTGGAATGGTACAGAACATTTAAAGCAGTTTATAAAAATGGAAATTTTTCAGTTGCTGCAAAAGAATTGTTTATGAGTCAACCTGCTGTAAGTCAGCAAATATCAATGTTGGAGGCGCATGTTGGTTATAAATTATTTAACCGAAAGTCAAAAGGGGTCGAAGCAACCGAATACGCTAAGTTACTCAATAATTTAATTATTGATGCACTCGATCGATTAGAAAATGTTGAAAGCGGTTTTAGGGCCAAAGCGGAAGATTCTAAACGATTAATATCGATTGGAGTGTCCAAGGATTTGTTTAATTGTTTTGCAAGTACACTAATCTCCAAATTTGATTTAATTGATTTTACTTTTGCAGAAGATGATGTCCTTTTTTCTCTTGTCAATGCTAAAAAACTCGATTTTGCTATCATAACGAAGAGGTTTGATACGTTTGACACGATTTATGAAATCATCGGAAAAATTAAACTGGTTGTAGTTGGCTCAACAAATTTAGATGTAACTGATTTTCGTCAAAAATTAAAATCAGATAACGCGGTCGAAATAGAGCAGTGGCTTAATGATCAAAAGTGGTATAGCCATGATGCCCGAATTCCACATGTTAAATTGTTTTGGCTCCATGCCTTTAATAAAAAGAGGCCTGCAATAGTACCTAATTATATCATTCCGTCAGAATCTGAGATGTTAGAAATGCTGTCAAGAAATTCAGGAATCGCCATAACATGGAATTGTAATTCAAGAAAATATATTAAAGAGAATAAATTGCAATTGTTGTGGAATAGTTTTCACGTACCAGAGGAATATGTGTATTTGTTGAGTGCAAAAAACAATAATCTGAATTCTTTTTTTGAAACTATTGCTAAAGAATTAAAGTTATTTTTTGGGAATAGGATGTAG
- a CDS encoding iron-containing alcohol dehydrogenase, with amino-acid sequence MLNFELYNPTNLIFGKGQIEKLSTLVPKDAKILLAYGGGSIFKNGVHEQVINNLKGFNIIEFGGIEPNPHFETLMKAVEVIKAEKIDFILAVGGGSVIDGVKFISAAVHFEGNPIDILQKRILIKENALPFGTVLTLPATGSEMNSGSVVTIAATQEKLAFGGSALFPKFSICDPTVIVSLPKRQLQNGVVDAYTHVMEQYLTYPHEGFLQDRIAEGILQTLIEVGPKVAENPADYALASNFMWSCTMALNGLIQKGVPSDWATHMIGHELTALYGIDHARTLAIIGPSLYKVMFDTKKGKLAQYGRRIFNLTGSDDEVAKEAINKTVEFFHTMGMDTKLSQYTNDYHETADFIVKRFDERNWKGLGENQLVTLDKVKSIVEMSY; translated from the coding sequence ATGTTAAACTTCGAATTATACAATCCGACGAATTTAATCTTCGGAAAAGGACAAATTGAAAAACTTTCTACTTTAGTTCCAAAAGACGCTAAAATATTATTGGCTTACGGCGGTGGAAGTATTTTTAAAAATGGCGTTCACGAACAAGTAATCAACAATTTAAAAGGTTTTAATATTATAGAATTTGGCGGAATAGAACCTAACCCACATTTTGAGACTTTAATGAAAGCCGTAGAAGTAATTAAAGCCGAAAAAATCGATTTTATTCTGGCTGTTGGCGGCGGATCTGTTATTGATGGTGTGAAATTTATTTCAGCTGCCGTTCATTTTGAAGGAAATCCGATTGATATTTTACAAAAACGAATATTGATTAAAGAAAACGCTTTGCCTTTTGGAACTGTTTTGACTTTGCCGGCTACGGGAAGCGAAATGAATTCTGGTTCTGTTGTTACTATTGCAGCAACTCAGGAAAAACTAGCTTTTGGTGGTAGCGCATTATTTCCAAAATTCTCTATCTGCGATCCAACAGTTATTGTTTCGTTACCAAAAAGACAATTACAAAATGGCGTTGTCGATGCTTATACACACGTAATGGAGCAATATTTAACGTATCCGCATGAAGGTTTTTTACAAGACAGAATTGCTGAAGGAATTTTGCAGACGTTAATTGAAGTCGGACCAAAAGTAGCTGAGAATCCAGCCGATTATGCTTTGGCTTCAAATTTTATGTGGAGTTGTACTATGGCTTTAAACGGATTAATTCAAAAAGGCGTTCCTTCTGATTGGGCAACTCATATGATTGGACACGAATTAACCGCTTTATACGGTATTGATCACGCCAGAACTTTGGCGATTATTGGCCCAAGTTTATACAAAGTAATGTTCGACACTAAAAAAGGAAAATTAGCACAATACGGAAGAAGAATTTTCAACTTAACGGGTTCTGATGATGAAGTGGCGAAAGAAGCGATCAATAAAACCGTTGAATTTTTTCATACAATGGGAATGGACACTAAACTTTCGCAATACACAAACGATTATCACGAAACAGCTGATTTTATTGTAAAACGTTTTGATGAAAGAAACTGGAAAGGTTTAGGCGAAAATCAATTAGTGACTTTAGATAAAGTAAAATCTATTGTTGAGATGAGCTATTAG
- a CDS encoding arsenate reductase family protein, translating to MNKIYYLASCDTCRKIIKGLPANHNLEFRDIRQNPITEAELEEMYQLAGSYEALFSKKAQLYKSMDLKNQSLTEEDYKKYILEHYTFLSRPVFIIDGKIFIGNSQPVTLQVMKALS from the coding sequence ATGAACAAAATATATTATTTAGCATCTTGCGACACCTGTAGAAAAATCATAAAAGGCTTACCGGCGAATCATAATCTGGAATTTCGTGACATCAGACAAAATCCGATTACGGAAGCAGAGCTTGAAGAAATGTATCAGCTTGCTGGCAGTTATGAAGCGTTGTTCAGCAAAAAAGCGCAACTGTACAAGTCAATGGATTTGAAAAATCAATCGTTAACAGAGGAAGATTATAAAAAATACATTCTGGAACATTACACCTTTTTAAGCCGTCCGGTTTTTATTATTGACGGGAAAATTTTTATTGGCAACAGCCAGCCTGTCACATTGCAGGTAATGAAGGCTTTGAGTTAG
- a CDS encoding DinB family protein, translated as MNSVFEVQKTIREILLKILDNHSLEQLNKIPTGFGNNLIWNIAHCVSTQQVLVYKLSGLPMLVSEDFINKYRKGTKPEGDVSQAEVDEIRTLLSTTLDQVQKDFADGIFQNYTEYTTSMGYTLKDIKGALDFNNYHEGIHTGIVMSIRKFV; from the coding sequence ATGAATTCAGTTTTTGAAGTACAAAAAACCATTAGAGAAATTCTTTTGAAGATTTTAGACAATCATTCATTAGAACAGTTAAACAAAATCCCAACAGGATTTGGTAATAATTTAATTTGGAATATAGCACATTGTGTGTCTACACAACAAGTTTTAGTTTATAAATTATCAGGTTTGCCAATGCTGGTTTCCGAAGATTTTATAAATAAATACAGAAAAGGAACCAAGCCGGAAGGCGATGTTTCGCAAGCAGAAGTAGATGAAATCAGAACTTTGCTCTCAACAACTTTAGATCAGGTTCAGAAAGATTTTGCTGATGGCATTTTTCAAAATTATACTGAATATACCACCAGTATGGGTTACACTCTGAAGGATATTAAGGGAGCTTTGGATTTTAACAATTATCATGAAGGAATTCATACCGGAATAGTAATGAGTATTAGAAAGTTTGTATAA
- the gmk gene encoding guanylate kinase — translation MNKGKLIVFSAPSGSGKTTIVRHLLGKEDLNLEFSISAASRDPRGEEEHGKDYYFISLEQFKKHIKAEDFLEWEEVYRDNFYGTLKAEIERIWALGKNVIFDIDVAGGLRIKHKFPEQTLAVFVKPPSVDELKRRLKQRSTESDDKINMRIAKASVELATAPQFDTIIKNYDLDTAKEEAYQLVKDFVSK, via the coding sequence ATGAACAAAGGAAAATTAATTGTTTTTTCAGCACCGTCAGGATCAGGAAAAACAACTATAGTAAGGCATTTACTTGGGAAAGAAGATTTAAATTTAGAATTTTCGATCTCAGCGGCTTCACGCGACCCACGCGGAGAAGAAGAACACGGAAAAGATTATTATTTTATTTCGTTAGAACAATTCAAAAAACACATTAAAGCCGAAGATTTCCTGGAATGGGAAGAAGTGTACCGCGATAATTTTTACGGTACTTTAAAAGCTGAAATTGAAAGAATCTGGGCTTTAGGAAAAAACGTGATTTTTGACATTGATGTTGCCGGTGGATTGCGTATTAAACATAAATTCCCGGAACAAACTTTAGCCGTATTTGTAAAACCTCCTAGTGTTGATGAATTAAAGCGCCGTTTAAAACAACGCTCTACTGAAAGTGATGACAAAATCAATATGCGAATTGCAAAAGCTTCTGTAGAATTAGCAACAGCACCACAATTTGATACTATTATCAAAAACTACGATTTAGATACTGCTAAAGAAGAAGCGTATCAATTGGTAAAAGACTTTGTTTCTAAGTAA
- a CDS encoding NAD(P)H-dependent glycerol-3-phosphate dehydrogenase encodes MSENLKFAVIGGGSWATAIAKMLCVNLSEIAWYMRNDAAIEHIQKYKHNPNYLSSVEFDTTKLRLTNNINEAIEYADYVIFAIPSAFLDAELKNMTVSLADKIIFSAIKGIVPETSLIVGEHFHIQYDIPYYNIGVITGPCHAEEVALERLSYLTIACGDPDKASIVAKSLSGNYIKAKISDDIIGTEYAAMLKNIYAIAAGIAHGLGYGDNFQSVMMSNGIREMKKFIRKVHKMKRNINDSAYLGDLLVTGYSVFSRNRMFGNMIGKGYTVKSAMMEMSMVAEGYYATKSAYKLNQGYGAKTPIIDAVYAVLYEGKDAKTVFKKLTESLD; translated from the coding sequence ATGAGCGAAAATTTAAAATTTGCAGTAATTGGAGGAGGTAGTTGGGCAACAGCAATCGCAAAAATGCTTTGCGTGAATCTTTCCGAAATTGCATGGTATATGCGTAATGACGCTGCAATAGAGCACATTCAAAAATACAAACACAATCCAAATTATTTAAGTTCGGTAGAATTTGATACCACGAAACTTAGATTAACCAACAATATTAACGAAGCAATTGAATATGCAGATTATGTAATTTTTGCTATTCCTTCAGCTTTTTTAGATGCGGAATTGAAAAACATGACCGTTTCTTTGGCCGATAAAATCATTTTCTCTGCAATTAAGGGAATTGTCCCTGAAACAAGTTTAATTGTTGGCGAACATTTCCACATTCAATACGACATTCCATATTACAATATTGGCGTTATTACAGGTCCATGTCACGCTGAGGAAGTAGCTTTAGAGAGACTTTCTTACTTAACAATTGCTTGCGGAGATCCTGACAAAGCTTCTATTGTAGCTAAATCACTTTCAGGAAACTATATTAAAGCTAAAATTTCAGATGATATTATTGGTACTGAATACGCCGCAATGCTTAAAAACATTTATGCAATCGCAGCTGGAATTGCGCATGGTTTAGGTTATGGAGATAATTTCCAATCGGTAATGATGAGTAACGGAATCCGTGAAATGAAAAAATTCATCAGAAAGGTTCATAAAATGAAACGTAACATCAATGATTCGGCTTATTTGGGCGATTTATTGGTTACAGGATACTCGGTCTTCTCAAGAAACAGAATGTTCGGAAATATGATCGGAAAAGGCTACACTGTAAAAAGTGCCATGATGGAAATGAGTATGGTTGCGGAAGGTTATTACGCCACCAAAAGTGCTTATAAACTAAATCAGGGTTACGGTGCCAAAACACCTATTATTGATGCTGTTTATGCTGTTTTATACGAAGGAAAAGATGCTAAGACTGTGTTTAAGAAATTGACGGAGTCTTTGGATTAA
- a CDS encoding septal ring lytic transglycosylase RlpA family protein, giving the protein MRIKKNILLSAFTITFLSCVTYVMSQQVRSTEPKITQDTIKNNKTGQIALPIDSVFTDNGLKLKPYKKNAHASYYADKFTGRKTADGSRFDNNKYTAAHKKLPFGTRIKVTNEANGKFVIVKITDRGPFVKTRELDLSKRAFMDITRSKGSGAMKVTIETIIE; this is encoded by the coding sequence ATGAGAATTAAAAAAAACATTTTACTCAGCGCATTTACTATAACTTTTTTAAGTTGCGTTACTTACGTTATGAGTCAACAAGTCAGGTCAACAGAGCCTAAAATTACGCAGGACACTATTAAAAACAACAAAACAGGCCAAATCGCTTTACCTATCGATTCTGTTTTTACAGACAATGGTTTAAAATTAAAACCATACAAAAAAAATGCACATGCTTCCTATTATGCCGATAAATTTACAGGCAGAAAAACTGCAGACGGAAGCAGATTTGACAACAATAAATACACCGCTGCGCACAAAAAACTTCCATTTGGAACCAGAATAAAAGTGACAAACGAAGCCAATGGAAAGTTTGTTATTGTGAAAATAACAGACAGAGGCCCGTTTGTTAAAACCCGCGAATTAGACCTTTCAAAAAGAGCTTTTATGGACATTACCCGAAGCAAAGGTTCCGGTGCAATGAAAGTCACTATTGAGACTATAATAGAATAA
- a CDS encoding type 1 glutamine amidotransferase domain-containing protein encodes MKKIALLAIIAFTASSITATAQKSNKKGMKKVLFVVTSNDKLGNTGEKTGFWSEELAAPYYELLDQGVEITIASPLGGQPPIDPKSADPASATEDTKRFDTDKALQEKLKHTLKLSTVNQKDYDAVFYPGGHGPLWDLVEDQNSIDLIESFYSHKKPVAFVCHAPAVLKNVKVNGDYLVKGKKVTGFTNEEEEAVGLTKVVPFLLEDALSSNGGKFSKGPNWQPYAVEDGLLITGQNPASSKLVAGKLLEKLK; translated from the coding sequence ATGAAAAAAATAGCATTACTCGCAATTATAGCATTTACTGCCAGCAGCATAACAGCTACTGCACAAAAATCAAATAAAAAAGGCATGAAAAAAGTATTATTTGTTGTGACCAGTAACGATAAGCTGGGCAACACGGGAGAAAAAACAGGATTTTGGTCAGAAGAACTTGCTGCCCCTTATTACGAGTTATTAGATCAGGGAGTCGAAATTACAATCGCTTCTCCACTTGGGGGACAACCACCAATCGATCCAAAAAGTGCTGATCCGGCTTCGGCTACAGAAGACACCAAACGTTTTGATACTGATAAAGCTTTACAGGAAAAACTAAAACATACTTTAAAACTTTCTACCGTAAATCAAAAAGATTATGATGCCGTATTTTATCCTGGAGGACACGGTCCGCTTTGGGATTTAGTCGAAGATCAAAACTCAATTGATTTAATCGAATCATTTTACTCACACAAAAAGCCTGTTGCTTTTGTTTGTCACGCTCCAGCTGTTTTGAAAAACGTAAAAGTAAATGGTGATTATTTGGTAAAAGGTAAAAAAGTTACCGGTTTTACCAATGAAGAAGAAGAGGCCGTTGGTTTAACCAAAGTTGTTCCGTTTTTATTAGAAGATGCACTTTCATCAAACGGAGGTAAATTCTCTAAAGGACCAAACTGGCAGCCTTATGCTGTTGAAGACGGTCTTTTAATTACAGGACAAAATCCGGCATCATCTAAATTGGTCGCTGGAAAATTATTAGAAAAATTAAAGTAA
- a CDS encoding four helix bundle protein yields MSEIRSYKDLLIWQKGIKIVSLTYQLVKSFPKEELFALTSQLKRASVSIPSNIAEGYGRNTDKSFSHFLNISRGSLFEIETQLLIANDLGFITSQTLYKEILNQIEEESKMINAFSKTLKD; encoded by the coding sequence ATGAGCGAAATAAGATCTTATAAAGATTTATTGATTTGGCAGAAAGGAATTAAAATTGTCTCTCTGACTTATCAATTAGTAAAATCATTCCCTAAAGAAGAATTATTTGCTTTAACTAGTCAATTAAAAAGAGCTTCGGTATCGATTCCTTCAAATATAGCAGAAGGTTATGGCAGAAATACGGATAAATCTTTTAGCCATTTTTTAAATATTTCCAGAGGCTCATTATTCGAAATTGAAACTCAATTACTAATTGCAAATGATCTTGGCTTTATAACTAGTCAAACTCTTTACAAAGAAATCTTAAATCAAATTGAAGAAGAATCAAAAATGATTAACGCTTTTTCTAAGACACTAAAAGACTAA
- the nadD gene encoding nicotinate (nicotinamide) nucleotide adenylyltransferase: protein MKVGLYFGTYNPIHVGHLIIANHMAEFADLDQVWMVVTPHNPLKKKATLLDDHQRLEMVYLATQDYPKIKPSDIEFKLPQPNYTVNTLVHLQEKYPNNEFSLIMGEDNLKTLHKWKNYEVILDHYEIYVYPRISEEAENIELKSHPKVHIIDAPVVEISSTFIRNNIKKGKNIQPLLPPKVWEYIDHNNFYKK from the coding sequence ATGAAAGTAGGCCTTTATTTCGGAACGTACAATCCCATTCATGTTGGTCATTTGATTATTGCCAATCATATGGCTGAGTTCGCCGATTTAGATCAGGTTTGGATGGTCGTTACGCCTCATAATCCGTTAAAGAAGAAAGCGACTTTATTAGACGATCATCAGCGTCTTGAAATGGTTTACCTGGCAACACAAGATTATCCGAAGATAAAACCCTCAGATATCGAGTTTAAATTGCCTCAGCCGAATTACACAGTGAATACTTTAGTTCATTTGCAGGAGAAATATCCAAATAATGAATTCTCCTTGATTATGGGCGAAGACAATTTAAAAACGCTTCACAAATGGAAAAACTACGAAGTGATTTTAGACCATTATGAAATTTATGTTTATCCTCGCATTTCTGAAGAAGCAGAAAATATCGAATTAAAATCGCATCCAAAAGTGCATATTATTGATGCACCGGTTGTGGAGATTTCTTCGACCTTTATTCGAAACAACATTAAAAAGGGAAAAAACATACAGCCCCTTTTGCCTCCTAAGGTTTGGGAATATATTGATCACAATAATTTTTATAAGAAATAA
- a CDS encoding TonB-dependent receptor domain-containing protein: protein MKTMKNWLLTGLLFMIVSTAFSQGKITGTITDGTGSLPGANVVIKGSTTATSTDFDGKFTLNATSSTGEIVISFLGYQSQTVKFSVASGSTANLGTIVLASNSNELSEIVVKSTTIDIAKDRKTPVAVSTIKAAEIQAKLGNMEIPEMLKSTPSVYTTKSGGGYGDSRITIRGFSQNNIAVMVNGMPVNDMENGAVFWSNWAGLGDVTSYIQVQRGLGSSKLAIASVGGTMNYITKASDLKQAGTISTTLGNDNFFKSNVAYNTGKLDNGFSASVLYSHTQGDGYVDGTKFNGDNYYIGLGYATKNNKHDFQLTVTGAPQWHNQRSTFITIAQYQKYGSATDPNIKYNSDWGYKNGQEFNMVRNYYHKPIVSLNWDYKINETSKLSTVAYASFGRGGGSRGAGGIRGFNYVNNAFRTADGLIDYDKIVAYNSGQTVNINGTNYTRTTNGTSGQFQNSSATGSLTNSTTGISQISSVNSHNWYGAIINFNKKFTDHLTWDIGVDVRGYKGIHYQNVNNLLGATSYLDNFDVNNPNRVLTETYSTYPAWNVFKSTDDEQKINFYNDGNVVWYGGFTQLEYSTDNFTAFVQGALSQQGFKRVDYFKYLSSNPLSSTGYENILGGNVKGGVNYNINEHHNVYVNSGYYSKQPFFNAVYPNNASLVNGNLTNEKIFGVEAGYGFRSRIFTANVDIYRTSWKDRYQRSNDGDVTNPGGYYDFAGITEIHSGIEFAGTAKVLPNLTLTGMFSVGDWQYEGTSTSNRYDSGNNPIGGGTATTLYLDGVRVGDAAATTASFGATYEIIPRFSVDANINYFDKLYAAISPGAFTSATNRGALELPSYNTTDAGLSYKLLVGKNKSNSVGFRLNVNNVFDYTYIAESKTNIFAADVPTVSTYKGIATTNQVYFGFGRTWNFSLRYDF from the coding sequence ATGAAGACAATGAAAAATTGGTTACTTACTGGACTATTGTTCATGATAGTTTCAACCGCATTTTCTCAAGGAAAAATTACTGGTACAATTACCGACGGTACGGGTTCTTTGCCAGGAGCTAACGTAGTGATTAAAGGCTCTACAACAGCTACTTCTACAGATTTTGACGGTAAATTTACTCTTAATGCAACAAGTAGTACAGGAGAAATCGTTATTTCTTTTTTAGGTTATCAAAGCCAAACTGTAAAATTTTCAGTAGCTAGTGGATCTACTGCTAATTTAGGAACAATCGTTTTAGCATCTAACTCAAACGAATTGAGCGAAATTGTAGTAAAAAGTACTACAATAGATATTGCAAAAGACAGAAAAACTCCTGTTGCAGTTTCTACAATTAAAGCCGCTGAAATTCAGGCAAAATTAGGAAACATGGAGATTCCTGAAATGTTAAAAAGCACTCCATCTGTTTATACAACTAAATCTGGTGGTGGTTATGGAGATTCTAGAATTACAATTCGTGGATTTAGCCAAAATAATATAGCTGTAATGGTTAATGGTATGCCAGTTAACGATATGGAAAATGGAGCTGTTTTCTGGAGTAACTGGGCTGGTTTAGGAGACGTAACTTCGTACATTCAGGTTCAAAGAGGTTTAGGTTCTTCAAAATTAGCAATTGCTTCTGTTGGAGGAACCATGAACTACATAACTAAAGCATCAGATTTGAAACAAGCTGGTACTATAAGTACTACTTTAGGAAACGATAATTTCTTCAAATCAAACGTTGCATACAACACCGGTAAATTAGACAACGGATTCTCTGCATCTGTATTATACAGCCACACTCAAGGAGATGGATATGTTGACGGAACAAAATTTAACGGAGACAACTATTATATTGGTCTTGGCTATGCTACAAAAAACAACAAACATGATTTCCAACTTACTGTAACTGGTGCTCCACAATGGCACAATCAAAGATCAACTTTCATTACGATCGCACAGTATCAAAAATATGGTTCAGCTACTGATCCAAACATCAAATATAACTCTGACTGGGGATATAAAAATGGGCAAGAATTTAATATGGTAAGAAATTACTATCACAAGCCTATTGTTTCATTAAACTGGGATTACAAAATTAATGAAACTTCTAAATTATCAACTGTAGCTTACGCTTCTTTCGGACGTGGAGGAGGTTCCAGAGGAGCAGGTGGTATTAGAGGTTTTAACTATGTAAATAATGCATTTAGAACTGCTGACGGTTTAATTGATTATGATAAAATCGTTGCCTATAACTCAGGGCAAACTGTAAACATTAACGGAACAAACTATACACGTACAACTAACGGTACAAGTGGTCAATTTCAAAACAGTTCAGCTACAGGTTCACTTACAAACTCTACAACTGGTATATCTCAAATTTCTTCAGTTAACTCACACAACTGGTATGGTGCAATTATTAACTTCAACAAAAAATTCACTGACCATTTAACTTGGGATATTGGTGTTGACGTGAGAGGTTACAAAGGAATTCACTATCAAAACGTAAATAATCTTTTAGGTGCTACTTCTTATCTTGACAATTTTGATGTTAACAATCCTAATAGAGTATTAACAGAGACTTATTCTACGTACCCAGCCTGGAACGTTTTTAAAAGCACAGATGATGAGCAAAAGATCAACTTCTACAATGATGGTAATGTAGTATGGTATGGTGGATTTACTCAATTAGAATATTCTACAGATAATTTTACAGCATTCGTTCAGGGAGCACTTTCTCAACAAGGATTTAAAAGAGTTGATTACTTTAAATATCTATCTTCTAATCCATTATCTAGTACAGGTTACGAAAATATCCTTGGTGGTAATGTTAAAGGTGGTGTTAACTATAACATTAATGAGCACCATAATGTATATGTTAATTCAGGATATTACTCAAAACAACCATTCTTTAATGCAGTTTATCCAAACAATGCATCTTTAGTAAATGGTAACTTGACAAACGAAAAGATCTTTGGTGTAGAAGCTGGTTACGGTTTCCGTTCAAGAATTTTTACTGCAAACGTAGACATATATCGTACTTCATGGAAAGACAGATACCAAAGGTCTAATGATGGAGATGTAACCAACCCTGGAGGATACTATGATTTCGCTGGAATTACAGAAATCCACTCAGGTATTGAGTTCGCTGGTACTGCTAAAGTACTTCCTAACCTTACGCTTACTGGTATGTTCTCTGTTGGAGACTGGCAATATGAAGGAACAAGTACAAGTAATCGTTACGATTCAGGAAACAATCCTATTGGTGGTGGAACTGCTACAACATTATACCTTGATGGTGTAAGAGTTGGTGATGCTGCTGCAACAACAGCTTCTTTTGGGGCAACTTACGAAATTATTCCACGCTTTAGTGTTGACGCAAATATCAACTACTTTGATAAACTGTATGCTGCGATCTCTCCGGGAGCATTTACTTCTGCAACTAACAGGGGTGCATTAGAATTACCTTCTTACAATACAACTGATGCTGGTTTATCTTACAAATTACTGGTAGGAAAAAACAAAAGTAATTCAGTTGGATTCAGATTAAATGTAAACAACGTATTTGACTATACTTACATTGCTGAATCAAAAACAAATATATTTGCAGCTGACGTGCCTACTGTATCAACATACAAAGGTATCGCTACTACAAACCAGGTATATTTTGGTTTTGGTAGAACCTGGAACTTTAGCTTACGTTACGATTTCTAA